In Candidatus Sericytochromatia bacterium, a single genomic region encodes these proteins:
- a CDS encoding DUF302 domain-containing protein: MSAIVEESYGLGRTISLPYAAAVDAIKESLKGVGFGVLWEIDVPAVLKAKIGVEDFRDYVILGACNPHLAHRALTAELDLGLLLPCNVVVYDAGEGRTAVKAIEPHRMMGVVGNPHLVPIAEEARAKLQAALDALPA; this comes from the coding sequence ATGTCAGCCATTGTCGAAGAATCGTATGGTCTGGGCCGGACGATCTCTCTGCCCTATGCCGCGGCCGTGGACGCCATCAAGGAGAGCCTGAAGGGGGTCGGTTTCGGGGTGCTGTGGGAGATCGACGTTCCGGCCGTCTTGAAAGCCAAGATCGGGGTGGAGGACTTTCGCGACTACGTCATCCTCGGGGCCTGCAACCCGCACCTGGCCCATCGCGCCTTGACGGCGGAACTCGACCTCGGCCTGCTGTTGCCTTGCAACGTGGTGGTCTATGACGCCGGCGAGGGCCGCACGGCCGTCAAGGCGATCGAGCCGCACCGCATGATGGGCGTGGTGGGCAACCCGCACCTGGTTCCGATTGCCGAGGAGGCGCGGGCCAAGCTGCAAGCGGCGCTGGATGCGCTTCCTGCCTGA
- a CDS encoding sulfurtransferase TusA family protein has translation MSEANITELDVRGVKCPMPIVKAKKALDTLPAGHTLKVVATDKGSVLDFQGWAKTNKAADLTRQETLQEGGTEVYVHYLTKKA, from the coding sequence ATGAGTGAAGCCAATATCACGGAACTCGACGTGCGCGGCGTCAAGTGCCCCATGCCGATCGTCAAGGCCAAGAAGGCGCTGGACACGCTGCCGGCAGGGCACACGCTGAAGGTGGTCGCGACCGACAAGGGCTCGGTGCTCGATTTCCAGGGCTGGGCCAAGACCAACAAGGCCGCCGACCTGACCCGGCAAGAGACCCTCCAGGAAGGTGGGACAGAGGTGTACGTGCACTACCTCACCAAGAAGGCTTAA
- a CDS encoding DsrE/DsrF/DrsH-like family protein — protein sequence MDTITTAQASVPDAQAILARLSALEQATAEAQQRASSAEQRVAELEARLPKDKLSMVVFSGDLDKVLAGFVIASGAAAMGLEVTMFFTFWGLAAIRQRKDWGGKDIKELMLQVMTPGASTGLIPSKLGFLGAGSLMLRQMMKEKDVASLEDLIALARESGVRLVACTMSMDVMGVRQEELMPEVELGGVAMFVGEAQESKASLFI from the coding sequence ATGGACACGATCACCACTGCTCAGGCCAGCGTGCCCGATGCCCAGGCCATCTTGGCCCGACTCTCGGCCTTGGAGCAGGCCACGGCCGAAGCCCAGCAAAGGGCCTCTTCCGCCGAGCAACGCGTGGCAGAACTGGAGGCGCGCCTGCCCAAGGACAAGCTCAGCATGGTCGTGTTTTCGGGCGACCTCGACAAGGTGCTGGCCGGTTTCGTGATCGCCTCCGGCGCCGCGGCCATGGGGCTGGAAGTGACCATGTTCTTCACATTCTGGGGCCTTGCCGCGATCCGTCAGCGCAAGGACTGGGGAGGCAAGGACATCAAGGAACTCATGCTGCAGGTGATGACGCCGGGCGCTTCGACCGGCTTGATTCCCTCCAAGCTGGGCTTTCTGGGGGCGGGTTCGCTCATGCTTCGTCAGATGATGAAGGAAAAGGACGTGGCCTCGCTGGAAGATCTGATCGCGCTGGCGCGGGAGAGCGGGGTGCGTTTGGTGGCGTGTACCATGAGCATGGATGTGATGGGGGTGCGTCAGGAGGAACTGATGCCTGAGGTCGAACTCGGCGGGGTCGCGATGTTCGTCGGCGAAGCCCAGGAATCGAAGGCTTCCCTGTTCATCTAG
- a CDS encoding DUF4349 domain-containing protein encodes MCPSPAKIRLVLSVLVALALSGCAGDRPDEAGSAGDAPPAPEAAMDAPSGAHSALGGSSAKVSEGADEARRGAAAEASLDEASNEAPGQSREHKDQQAATAGMYIIRKAQLTLQVKDVRESIRRVGAIVSRVGGLVADSEFTSAEGDAPRASLTLRVPAKRFDALLDEFGGVGTIFERRIESEDVTLSYIDTESRIRNLRQEEATLRGLLARSGKLTDVLAVERELSRVTGEIEQAQGRLRHLGNMVSMATIQVTLSEKVKVVSTSPWGSIPEGVENTLRDVERALAGVLAWLANSAIWLVAYVLPLSIPIVGGYAFGYWLLRRWLVQRQAWLSEAWFARVWLGLGAAGLMALAPGVAGTIVTVALVAIAIGSLAWLGAWLKRTLKPGTPAA; translated from the coding sequence ATGTGCCCATCCCCCGCCAAAATCCGCCTGGTCCTGAGCGTGCTCGTGGCCCTCGCATTGAGCGGCTGCGCGGGCGATCGCCCCGACGAGGCCGGCAGCGCCGGTGACGCGCCGCCGGCTCCGGAAGCGGCCATGGATGCCCCCTCGGGCGCTCATTCAGCGCTGGGAGGAAGCTCGGCCAAAGTGAGTGAGGGTGCGGACGAAGCCCGTCGAGGCGCCGCGGCGGAGGCCAGCCTCGACGAGGCGAGCAACGAGGCGCCCGGCCAGAGCCGCGAGCACAAGGACCAGCAAGCGGCCACCGCCGGGATGTACATCATCCGCAAGGCTCAGCTGACCCTGCAGGTGAAGGACGTGCGCGAGAGCATCCGCCGCGTGGGCGCGATCGTGAGCCGGGTCGGCGGCCTCGTGGCCGATTCGGAATTCACCTCCGCCGAGGGCGACGCCCCGCGGGCCAGCCTGACGCTGCGGGTGCCGGCCAAGCGCTTCGACGCCCTGCTCGACGAGTTCGGCGGGGTCGGCACCATCTTCGAGCGCCGCATCGAGAGCGAGGACGTGACGCTCAGCTACATCGACACGGAGAGTCGCATCCGCAACCTGCGGCAGGAGGAGGCCACGCTGCGTGGGCTGCTGGCGCGTTCCGGCAAGCTGACGGACGTGCTGGCCGTGGAACGGGAGCTGTCGCGCGTGACGGGCGAGATCGAGCAAGCCCAGGGGCGTTTGCGCCACCTGGGCAATATGGTCTCGATGGCGACGATCCAGGTGACGCTGTCCGAAAAGGTCAAGGTGGTCTCCACTTCGCCTTGGGGAAGCATCCCGGAGGGCGTGGAGAACACGCTGCGCGACGTGGAGCGGGCCCTGGCCGGTGTGCTCGCCTGGCTCGCCAACTCCGCCATCTGGCTGGTGGCCTATGTGTTGCCGCTCTCGATTCCGATCGTGGGTGGCTATGCCTTCGGTTACTGGCTGCTGCGTCGCTGGCTGGTGCAGCGCCAGGCCTGGCTCTCGGAAGCCTGGTTCGCGCGCGTCTGGCTCGGGCTCGGCGCAGCCGGTCTGATGGCGCTGGCGCCGGGTGTCGCGGGGACGATCGTGACGGTGGCCCTGGTGGCGATCGCCATCGGCTCACTGGCCTGGTTGGGCGCCTGGCTGAAACGCACCCTCAAGCCGGGCACGCCGGCTGCCTAG